A single window of Streptomyces aquilus DNA harbors:
- a CDS encoding class I SAM-dependent methyltransferase, translating into MFSPEGPSLRELAVQALSSVERGYDLLAPKFDHTPFRTPDPVLDSVGRALARRGPFDAGLDLCCGTGAGAGVLARVCRESVTGVDFSNGMLAVARERVRPAAAGPRVDWVRADARALPFGAAFDLVVSFGAFGHFLSRELPGLFGQVRSVLRPGGCFAFPVVAPPRPGSLGYWMLLGFDLVMRVRNAVWRPPFVMYYRAFRLGDVRRELEAAGFRVDLEPLPEFGRRGDGSPRVRMMVASLPG; encoded by the coding sequence ATGTTCAGCCCCGAAGGCCCGAGCCTCCGCGAACTCGCCGTCCAGGCCCTGTCGTCCGTGGAACGCGGCTACGACCTGCTCGCCCCCAAGTTCGACCACACGCCGTTCCGTACACCCGACCCCGTGCTGGACTCCGTCGGCCGGGCCCTGGCCCGCAGGGGTCCCTTCGACGCCGGCCTCGACCTGTGCTGCGGGACCGGTGCCGGAGCCGGGGTGCTCGCGCGGGTGTGCCGGGAGAGCGTGACCGGGGTGGACTTCAGCAACGGCATGCTCGCCGTGGCCCGAGAGCGCGTACGGCCCGCCGCTGCCGGGCCCCGCGTGGACTGGGTCCGCGCCGACGCCCGTGCCCTGCCGTTCGGCGCCGCCTTCGACCTCGTCGTCAGCTTCGGGGCGTTCGGGCACTTCCTGTCGCGCGAGCTGCCCGGGCTGTTCGGCCAGGTCCGCTCCGTGCTGCGACCGGGCGGCTGCTTCGCGTTCCCCGTCGTCGCACCGCCCCGCCCGGGGTCCCTCGGCTACTGGATGCTCCTTGGCTTCGACCTGGTCATGCGGGTACGGAACGCCGTCTGGCGGCCGCCGTTCGTCATGTATTACCGGGCCTTCCGGCTGGGGGACGTCCGCCGGGAACTGGAAGCCGCGGGCTTCCGCGTCGACCTCGAACCCCTGCCCGAGTTCGGACGCCGGGGTGACGGCAGCCCGCGGGTGCGGATGATGGTGGCGAGCCTGCCCGGCTGA
- a CDS encoding nuclear transport factor 2 family protein codes for MRAFREAVEAWDFDAVEALLAEDVVFTSPVVFKPYPGKAITAAILHGVSRVFEDFRYVREIEGTDGEHHALVFEARVGDRRLTGCDFLHVNGDGLIDEFTVMVRPLSGAQALAEAMGAQFARIEEEARARLA; via the coding sequence ATGCGCGCTTTCCGCGAGGCGGTCGAGGCCTGGGACTTCGACGCCGTCGAGGCACTGCTGGCGGAGGACGTCGTCTTCACCAGCCCGGTCGTCTTCAAGCCGTACCCCGGAAAGGCGATCACGGCGGCGATCCTGCACGGCGTCTCGCGGGTCTTCGAGGACTTCCGCTACGTACGGGAGATCGAGGGCACGGACGGGGAGCACCACGCCCTGGTCTTCGAGGCACGGGTGGGCGACCGCCGGCTCACCGGCTGCGACTTCCTGCACGTCAACGGCGACGGCTTGATCGACGAGTTCACGGTCATGGTCCGCCCGCTGTCGGGCGCCCAGGCCCTGGCGGAGGCGATGGGCGCCCAGTTCGCCCGCATCGAGGAGGAGGCGCGGGCGCGGCTCGCGTGA
- a CDS encoding zinc-binding dehydrogenase has product MRALIVDPEAPGRLSPGEAPEPVPGPGQVLVEVRHSSLNAAELYFAERGAPGEVIGFDSSGVVVRAAADGTGPAVGSRVVGFGEGGGFAALRALDVADLAVVPDGVDLGEAAALPVAAGTALRALEQAGPLLGRRVLVTGASGGVGGFAVQLAALGGAYVIGVAGSEDGRRWVGELGADEVVAGPEQVTKPVDIVIDNVGGAQLGASYALLASGGTVQSVGWASGGDAVLPVGSTLGSPAPKSIVSVYNGGGLTDRRAQLDRLLALVAAGKLRVPVGWRGPWDKIADAVAALGERRLRGKAVLDVG; this is encoded by the coding sequence ATGCGCGCATTGATCGTGGACCCGGAGGCACCCGGACGACTGAGCCCGGGGGAGGCGCCGGAGCCGGTACCCGGGCCGGGGCAGGTCCTGGTGGAGGTCCGGCACAGCTCCCTGAACGCCGCCGAACTGTACTTCGCGGAGCGCGGCGCACCGGGCGAGGTGATCGGCTTCGACTCGTCCGGCGTCGTCGTGCGCGCCGCCGCGGACGGCACGGGCCCCGCGGTGGGCAGCCGGGTCGTGGGATTCGGGGAGGGCGGCGGATTCGCCGCGTTGCGGGCCCTGGACGTAGCCGACCTGGCCGTGGTCCCGGACGGCGTCGACCTCGGCGAGGCCGCCGCCCTGCCCGTCGCCGCGGGCACCGCCCTGCGCGCGCTGGAACAGGCGGGACCGCTCCTCGGCCGCCGGGTCCTGGTCACCGGGGCGTCCGGCGGAGTGGGAGGCTTCGCGGTGCAGCTCGCGGCGCTCGGCGGGGCGTACGTCATCGGCGTGGCCGGTTCCGAGGACGGGCGCCGGTGGGTCGGGGAGCTCGGGGCCGACGAGGTGGTGGCCGGGCCCGAACAGGTGACGAAGCCGGTCGACATCGTCATCGACAACGTCGGCGGTGCCCAACTCGGCGCCTCCTACGCCCTGTTGGCGTCCGGCGGCACCGTGCAGAGCGTCGGCTGGGCGTCCGGCGGGGACGCGGTGCTGCCGGTCGGCTCCACCCTGGGCAGTCCCGCGCCGAAGTCGATCGTCTCGGTCTACAACGGCGGCGGACTCACCGACCGCCGCGCGCAGTTGGACCGTCTGCTCGCCCTGGTCGCCGCCGGGAAGCTGCGGGTGCCGGTCGGCTGGCGGGGGCCATGGGACAAGATCGCGGACGCCGTGGCGGCGTTGGGCGAGCGCCGGCTGCGCGGGAAGGCGGTGCTGGACGTGGGCTGA
- a CDS encoding class I SAM-dependent methyltransferase, protein MTTDEHARLMRANQANWDARTPVHLASRFYGLDEDLDPARWFAGFEWDDLGDLSGRDVLHLQCHLGTETIAFARRGARATGLDFSAASVAAARDIAAKAGADVDYVHANVYDAEAALGGRRFDVVYTGKGALCYLPDLERWAGVIAQLLRPGGQLYVVEFHPLLNSLGPKPAPGEGPELLLRHDYLGGAGAVRRDATHTYTDGPAVEGATDSYEWMHGISEVLNALVRAGLTIRRLTESDELPWPRWPQMVRTPSGWWRLPEPRIPLLYGLLATR, encoded by the coding sequence ATGACCACCGACGAGCACGCGCGGCTCATGCGGGCCAACCAGGCGAACTGGGACGCCCGCACACCCGTCCACCTCGCCAGCCGGTTCTACGGGCTCGACGAGGACCTGGACCCGGCCCGGTGGTTCGCCGGCTTCGAGTGGGACGACCTCGGCGACCTGTCCGGCCGCGACGTGCTCCACCTCCAGTGCCATCTGGGCACCGAGACGATCGCCTTCGCCCGGCGCGGCGCCCGCGCGACCGGCCTCGACTTCTCGGCCGCCTCGGTGGCGGCGGCGCGGGACATCGCGGCGAAGGCGGGCGCCGACGTCGACTACGTGCACGCCAATGTGTACGACGCCGAAGCGGCCCTGGGCGGGCGGCGGTTCGACGTCGTCTACACGGGCAAGGGCGCCCTGTGCTACCTGCCCGACCTGGAGCGGTGGGCGGGTGTGATCGCCCAACTCCTCCGCCCGGGCGGCCAGTTGTACGTCGTCGAGTTCCATCCCCTCCTCAACTCCCTCGGCCCCAAGCCCGCCCCGGGAGAAGGGCCGGAACTCCTGCTGCGCCACGACTACCTCGGCGGCGCCGGGGCCGTGCGCCGGGACGCGACCCACACGTACACCGACGGGCCGGCCGTCGAGGGGGCCACGGACAGTTACGAGTGGATGCACGGAATAAGCGAGGTCCTCAACGCGTTGGTGCGGGCAGGACTGACCATCCGGCGTCTCACCGAGAGCGACGAGCTGCCGTGGCCGCGCTGGCCGCAGATGGTCCGCACCCCGTCCGGCTGGTGGCGGCTCCCCGAGCCGCGCATCCCGCTTCTCTACGGACTCCTCGCCACCCGCTGA
- the rho gene encoding transcription termination factor Rho: MTTTLEHPPIQQESPVRAVTGVLDIDAGGKGHLRSAGLLAQPTDLQVSPALIRRHGLRKGDLVDGVRGTQRALTEVARVNGRTPDRNRRRFGDLTPLHPRERIRLEHPASGLTGRVTDLLAPVGKGQRGLIVAPPKTGKTVLLQQIAAAVAGNHPECRLMVVLLDERPEEVTDMRRSVRGEVYASTFDRTPKQHIALAELVIERAKRLVEAGEDVVILLDSLTRLCRAHNNAAASGGRTLSGGVDATALIGPKRFFGAARAAEEGGSLTILATALVETGSRADDFFFEELKSTGNMELRLDRELAARRVFPAVSLNPSGTRREELLLPPAELAAARGLRRALRDKDGLETLLERMRETPDNATFVHRIQPTLPAA; encoded by the coding sequence ATGACCACCACACTCGAACACCCCCCGATCCAGCAGGAATCCCCGGTCCGCGCCGTCACCGGCGTCCTCGACATCGACGCCGGCGGCAAGGGCCACCTGCGCTCCGCCGGCCTGCTGGCGCAGCCCACCGACCTCCAGGTCTCCCCCGCGCTGATCCGCCGCCACGGCCTGCGCAAGGGCGACCTCGTCGACGGTGTCCGCGGCACCCAGCGCGCCCTCACCGAGGTCGCCCGGGTCAACGGCCGCACCCCCGACAGGAACCGTCGCCGCTTCGGCGACCTGACACCGCTCCACCCGCGCGAGCGCATCCGCCTCGAACACCCCGCGTCCGGTCTGACCGGCCGCGTCACCGATCTGCTGGCCCCCGTGGGCAAGGGCCAGCGCGGTCTGATCGTGGCCCCGCCGAAGACCGGCAAGACGGTCCTGCTCCAGCAGATCGCGGCGGCCGTCGCCGGCAACCACCCCGAGTGCCGGCTGATGGTGGTGCTGCTCGACGAGCGCCCGGAGGAAGTCACCGACATGCGGCGCTCCGTGCGCGGCGAGGTGTACGCCTCCACGTTCGACCGCACGCCCAAGCAGCACATCGCGCTCGCCGAGCTCGTCATCGAACGGGCCAAGCGGCTCGTCGAGGCCGGCGAGGACGTCGTGATCCTGCTCGACTCGCTCACCCGGCTGTGCCGGGCGCACAACAACGCCGCCGCCTCGGGTGGCCGCACGCTCAGCGGTGGCGTGGACGCGACCGCGCTGATCGGCCCCAAGCGCTTCTTCGGCGCCGCCCGGGCGGCCGAGGAGGGCGGCTCGCTCACCATCCTCGCCACCGCCCTGGTGGAGACCGGCTCCCGCGCCGACGACTTCTTCTTCGAGGAGCTCAAGAGCACCGGCAACATGGAGCTCCGCCTCGACCGCGAACTCGCCGCCCGCCGGGTCTTCCCGGCCGTCTCCCTCAACCCCTCCGGCACCCGCCGCGAGGAACTCCTCCTGCCCCCGGCCGAGTTGGCGGCCGCACGGGGGCTGCGCCGGGCCCTGCGGGACAAGGACGGCCTGGAGACGCTCCTGGAGCGCATGCGCGAGACCCCGGACAACGCGACGTTCGTCCACCGCATCCAGCCGACGCTGCCCGCGGCCTGA